From the genome of Planctomycetia bacterium:
GGCCGGGAGGTGAGCGCCGACTCGACCCTGGCGGCCGCGGGGCCGGTGACCGCCGGCGTGTCCCAGCTGTCCGTGGTGATCAGCAGCCGCGAGGCCTGGGCGCTCGTTCCCAGCGCGGCCGCCAGCCGCTGCGCCAGGAACGACGCGTCCGCATCGTTCGGCCGCAGCACCCGCTCGAGTTCGCCAACCGTGTACGGCAGGTCGTCGTTGCCGCTCGTCCCCGTCGTCCGCTGATTGCCCCCCAGCAGCGGCGCTCCGGTGCCCAGCCGAATCTCGTACGGGTCGTCGGCCGCGTCGGTCCCGGACACCGGCAGGAACCAGGTCATCGTCGGCGTCAGCGCGTCGGGGGTGCCGTTGACGGTGGCCGACATGAACAACCGGGCATGCCCCTTCAGGTCGCCGACGGCGTTGGTGCCGCCCACGGTGCTCGAGTAGGAGCCGGACGACGTGACCTGCAGCGTGTCGGAATCGTCCCCCCTTGCACCCGGCACGCCATTGGGCCCGTAGCGGCCCGAGAACGCGCCGATGCCCGGTCTGGGCCGCGGCGGCGCGGCCGATGGCGGGCCATTGGTGGCCGACCCTCCCACGAGGACGCCCCACCACGTGCCGCTCGGGCTGGCTCCGGCACCCGTGAAGGCCGACAGGCCGGTGCTCGCGGGTAGCGTGGCCGGAAAGAGCAGCGATGCGTCGACGTCGGCCGGCCCGTAGCCCATGCCCAACGGCACGTCACGAGACCCCGCATATGACCCGGCGGCGGGCGCCGCCATCCCGGCGGCATTGACGTTCAGCCGGCCGTCGAGGTCGAGCACGAGGTACGACACCCGCTGCGTGATCCGCCCGCCGCGCGGCGAGAGTCGTGGCGCCAGGAAGCCCGACGTGCCGTTGATCCAAACGCCGTCGAGGACGCCGTCGTTGTCGTTGTCGCATTCGAGGGGAAGCGGGAGCGCCAGGGCCGCATTGTTCGCCGCCTGATACGTGGCCTGGCGAACGGCCGCGACGCCGCCGGATGCGAGTTCCACGCGGGCGAGCCAGGGATCGCTCATCGCTCCCCCGCCGACGGCAGACCCGGTGGTGAAACCGTCCCACGGCTCGTTGGCCGGGAACGCGCCGGCGAAGTCGCGGCCGTTGACGAGCCACCGGCACGTGCCCGTCGGCAGCGTCCGCCCCGGTCGGCCGAAGGCGTTCGCGAGAAGGAGTTGGCCCGTCCCCCCGAGGATTCGAAAGCTCAGCACGTCGCCGTCCCCGGACCGGAGCGGCACGAGTGTCAGCACGCGGCCGTTGAGGGACGCGTTGCCGGCGACCGTCGCGGTGAGAATCGGGGCCGCAGGCCAGCCGGACAGCGTCGGCACCGCCGTGGCGATTGTGTCCACGCTCGCGCCGTAGCGATCGGCCAGGATCGACTCACCGACCTGCGGGGGCAGCGCGGCCTGCGATCCGCGCAGCAGCACGAGGAGCGCCTCGTCAAGCGCCGCCCGATCGTTGTAGGCCTCGAGTTCGTCGGTCGCCGTGCCGAATGTCCGGGCCGCCATCCGCGACCGCGTCGCGTTCACGAGCAGGGCCACGCCGAGGAGAAGAAACAAACTCAGCGAGATGAGCACGAGGAGGAGCAACACCCCCCTCGGGCCCGGCGGGCTTCCGACGCGGTGGCAGCGATGCCGGTTCATGATGCGACCCTCACTGCAATGTCACCAGGTGGTGCTCGACGCGGACCACGCCCTCGAAGCCGATCACCACGAGCGACTGCCCCTGCCATTCGGGCGCCAGGGCTTCGGTGTCGAGGGCCACGCTCCCCGGCCACGACGCCCGCACCGACACCCAGGCCGGCGGCGGACCGTTCACACCCCCGGCCACGACCAGGACAGACGAGCAGCCGTTCAGCCGCTGCAACCGATCCGCCTCGGGGCATTGGTAGGTGCCATCCGCGTTCCGCACGAGCGAGATGGACTTCGGCTCCCCGGATCGGCGCAAGACGACGATCGACAGGACGGCAGCCGTTCCCGGCTGGGCGGGCGTGCTGACCGGCACGATCGTCGCGCCCCAGACGATCGAATCGCGATACTTCCGCGGGCCAAGCCCGTTCTCATCGAAGGCGTTCCGGGGGCCGCCCGGGAGATCATTGAAGACGACGTCGTCCTCCGCCACGAAGAACCGTCCCGCGTCGATGCCACCGAGGCTCCCGGCCGCCACCACCGTCGGCGCGGCCGAGGCGGCGCCGACGAGCGCCGGCCCGAAGACGAACGCGCGGGCATTGCCAGGGCAGGCCGCGGCGCTGGCCAGTCCGCGGTTGAGCATCTCGGCGTGGCCGTTGGCGGCGACGAACCGGGCGCGGTCGGCCACGATGGCCGCGCCGAACCGCTGGCCGGCGGCCGGAAGGAGCGCGGCTACACCCCCGAGCCCCAGGGCGAGGACGCCGCAGGCGATCAGCACCTCCAGCAGCGAGAGTCCCGCACGGCCGGGCCGTCCGGTCGGCAGATCGAAATGCTTGAATTTCCTGCTCATGCCCTCACCTCCCGCTCGACGCGCCCGGCTGGGCGAACGCCCGCGCATCGCGAATATGTTGCGCCGTCACCGTTGCGGGGGCCGTCAACGGCTGAGCGACGTTCGCCGCCACCGTCACCCGCCCGCTCTGCGGCGACACAACCACCCAACGCGAGACGCCGCTCGCCAACGGGGCGGCCTGGCTGCGCTCGATGTCCGCCTGGGCCGCCACGAGAAAGTAGACCGGGGCCGGCGGGACCTCGACGTTATTCACCCACAGGCCGGCGACTCCGCCGAAGCCGTCGAACGCCACCGTGATGTCCCCCTTGCCGGCCAGGCTCGCGTACGTGGCGTCGTTCTCGATGCCGCTCGACCGCAGGTCGATGGCTGCCATCTTGGGAAGCACGGCGACCCGCTCCGCCTTCACCGGGCGGCAGAGAACGCGGCACTGCAGACCGTCGCCGATCGGCCAAATCGTATTGTCGGCCGTCTGGCCGGCGGCGGCGCGGAGCGACAAAACACCGTTGGCATATCCGAACCAGGGGGAGGGCGGCACCGCGCCCGACCCGGTGCGGAAGAATTGGATCCGGGAGCCGTTCGCGAGACCGGCGGGATCGGTCGCGTTCAGAACGCTGACGCTTCCGCCCACGGGGCCGGCGACGGAGCCCTCGATCGGCGGCGGAACCGAGGCGGAGGCCAGCGACACGGACGTGTTTCCGGCCGACTCGATCACCAGGGCGCTGCCCGCCGGATTCCCCAGGCCGCGCGACCAGGCCTCGTTGAGGGCCGTGGCCAGCGCGTTGGCCGCATCCCGGCACTGCCGTCCCGCGCCCGGCGCGAGTCGGGCGAGCATCAGGCCGTACAGGACCACCATGATGGCGATGACCACCAGCAACTCGATGAGCGTGAACCCCTGGCGAATGCGGCGTGTCATCGCTGCGCCTCCGCGTCGAAGTTCGTGACGTTGTCCACGCGCCGGTCGGTCCCGGAGCCGTCATGGCCGCCCAACCCCCCGGCGACGCTGGGCAGATTGCCACCGGCGTTGACCTTCGTCGTCCCCAAGCCGTCCGGGCCGTGGGAGAAGATCAAGGGCCGCGTCCGGGCGCCCCCGGGGAAGAAGGAGGTGCCCGGAGGGAGTTCGAACGCCTGCGGCCAGAGGACGTAGCGGATCGGATTGCCCCAGGGATCGAGAAACTCCTTCGCCCCGTCGCCGTCGGTGTCACCGGTGCCGATCCCCTCCAGTTCGCTGCAGGCGAGGCAGTCGGCCAGCCCGCCGCGCGTCACCATCATGTACAGGCACTCGGCATCGGCGACGTCGGCCGACGGCGACGAGGAGTTCGCCGCCCGCAGCGATTTCCAGACCCCGACGTACGCCTGCTGCGGACCGGACGTGAACTCCGCCGGCCGACCCGCCATGTAGGCCACGTCGCTCCAATTGTCGGGCATGTCGCCGCTGATCCGCCGGGCCACGAGGTCCGCCCGGCTGCCCGTTCCCGACAGGCGCAGCGACTGGCACCAGGTGAAGTGCTGCTGGATCACCGCGTCGAGTTTGGCGATGTCGGCGCTGGCCTTGAACCGCTTCTGCCCACCCCGGGCGGCGGCGGCCCCGCTGGCCGTGACGCCGACAAGCAGCATGACGATCGCCGCCGCCACCATCATTTCGATGAGCGTGAAGCCGGCCCCGCCGCCCTGCGCCCGGAGGGCGCCGGCGGTCGATCTCGGCCTGGCGGCGACGGTATTCATGGTGTGCGCCTCACGACAGGGTTTGGATCAGCTTCACCAGCGGCATGAACAGGGCGATGACGATGAATCCCACCGCTCCGCCGAGGAAGATGATGAGCAGCGGCTCCATCAGGCTCGTCAGGCTCTCCGTCAGCACCGCCACCTCTTCATCGTAGGTGTCGGCGACCTTGAAGAGCATCGTGTCGAGCTCGCCCGACTCCTCACCCACGTCGACCATGTTGACGGCCAGGTCGTCGACCACCGGCTTCTTCCAACGCATCAGATAAAACAGGGCGCCGGCCAGCGGCACGAACGCCATCCAGAACAGCAGCGCCACGGCGTTGAACGGGGGCACGGCGTAGGCCTTGAGGGGCTTGGCGATCGCCTCGCCGTCGCGGATCGACTCCGACACCTTGGTGAACAGCCGCTCGAACATCATGTTGCCCGACGTGTCCCTGGTGATGTTGAGCGCCTCGAGGATCGGCACGCCGCTGGCGAGCAGCGTGGCGAGCGTGCGGCATGCCCGGGCGAGGATGTTCTTCTCGACGAGCTGGCCGAAGACGACCACCTTGAGCGCGAACAGGTCCCAGCCGAAACGACCGTAGGGAATGAGCTTGATCAGCCGCACCACGAGGTTGATGCCGATGGGAATCGCCGGGATCAGGAACCACCACCTCACGACCCAGTTCGACAGGTTGATGAGCAGCAGCGTCATCGTCGGCAGTTCGGTTTCGAAGTCGTCGAAGATCTTCTTGAACTGCGGCACGATCGAGACCATGATGAACGACAGGATTCCGACCGCCACCATCACGACGACGATCGGGTAGACGAGCGCGCCCTTCACCTTGCGCTTCAGCGATTCGCTGCGCTCCATGAACTCAGCCAGGCGGCGCAGGATCACCTCCAGCGCACCGCCGGCCTCGCCGGCCCGGATCATGTTGCAGTACAGCCGGTTGAAGGCCTTGGGGCTCTTGGCCATCGCCTCCGACAGCGTCGCCCCCCCCTCGATCTCGTCGCAGACATCGAGCAGGCTGTTCTTCAGCCGCCCCGGCTTCTGCATCTCCGCCAGCAGTTTCAGGCTGCGCAGGATCGGCAGGCCGGCATCCTGGAGAATGGAGAGTTGACGCGTGAACATCGTCAGCTCCTTCGTCTTCACGCCGCCGATGGCGAAGCTCCGACCGGGCTTGCGGCCCCCGCCGGCGGCCTTCTTGGCCGCAGCCGCCGCCCGCTGTGCCTTGAGCTTCGTCACCATCAGGCCCATCGAGCGGATCGTGGCCTGCGCCTCCGCCTCGTTGGCCGCGTCGACGGTGTCGCGAATCTCCTTGCCGGTGGCCTGGTCGATGGCCTCGAACTGGTACGTGGGCATAGCCGTGTCCTCTCGCTTCAGGCTTCCAGGATGGTTTCGCGGATCACTTCCTCGGCGGTCGTGACCCCGGTGTAGACCTGGGCCAGCCCCGCGTCGCGAAGCGTGACCATGCCGGCCCGCCGGGCCGCCTCACGGATGTCCTCCGTGGAGGCGTTCCGCATCACGAGATCCCGGATCTCGTCGTTCAATATCATGAATTCGAAGAGGCCGAGCCGGCCCTTGTAGCCGGAGCGGTTGCACTTCTCGCAGCCGCGGCCGCGGTAGAACTTCCGCCCCACGGCCTGGTCGCTGGTGAGCTCGAGGTCCGCCAGCACGTCGGCCCCCGGCACCACCTCCTCGCGGCAGTTCATGCAGATCCTCCGGACCAGGCGCTGCGCCAGGATCGCCTCCAGCGTGGCCGTGATCAGGAACGGCGGCACGCCCATGTCGCGCAGCCGGGTGACCGTGGACGGGGCGTCGTTGGTGTGCAGCGTCGAGAACACCATGTGCCCGGTGAGCGCCGCCTGGACGGCGATCTCCGCCGTCTCCACGTCGCGGATCTCGCCGACCAGGATCCGGTCCGGATCCTGGCGCAGGATCGACCGCAGGCAGTTGGCGAACGTGTTGCCGATCTCGGCATCGATCGGCACCTGGATGATCCCGTCGATGTCGTACTCGACCGGGTCCTCCGTGGTGATCAGCTTGTCATCGATCGTGTTCAGCTCGGAGAGCGCGGAATACAGGGTCGTGGTCTTGCCGGAGCCGGTCGGGCCGGTGACCAGCACGATGCCATTGGGCCGCGCGATGACCTCGCGAAACTTCCGCAACGTCGCCTCCGCGAGCCCGACCTTGGCCAGGTCGAGGCTCACGACGCCGCGGTCGAGCACCCGCATTACCACGCTCTCGCCGAACAGCGTCGGCAGGACGCTGACCCGCAGGTCCACCGGATGACCGCCGACGGAGAGCTCGATCCGGCCATCCTGCGGCAAGCGCCGCTCGGCGATGTCGAGGTTCGCCATCACCTTGATCCGCGTCGTGATCGCGAAGGCGAGGTGCTTGGGGGGCGGCACCATCTCCTGGAGCACGCCATCGGCCTTGAGCCGGATGCGGAACTCCGTCTCGAAGGGCTCGAAATGGATGTCGCTGGCGCCGTCGCGGATCGCCAGCAGGAGCACCATGTTGAGGAGCTTCCGCACCGGCGCGCTCTCCGCCAGGGCCTCGACGCTCGTCAGGTCGGTGGGCCCGTCGCGGCCGGCCGCGGCGGCCGCCGCGGCGAGCTCGTCGTCCGCCTCCAGGTCCTGCACCAGCGACTCGACGCTCTCGGTCTCAGAGGAGTAAAAGCGGACGATCGCCTTGTGGATTTCCTGCTCGGTCGCCACGCAGACCGTGATGTCGTAGCCGAGCAGCGTCCGCAGCTCGTCGGCCACCTGGATCTTCTGCGGCTCGGCGGAGGCGATCGTCAGCCGGCTGCCCGACAGCTCGAGCGGCACCACACGGTACAGTTGGGCCATCGGCTCGCTGATCAGCCGCAGGACATCCGGGGCAATCTGCCGGTCGTAGAGCGTTACGAACGACGTGCTCCACTGCTCGGCCAGTGCCTCGCCCAACTGCTCCTCGGAGTAGAACCCGAGGGCCACGCCGACGCGGCCGAGGAGTTCCCCGCCACGGCTCGCCTGCGTCTCCAGCATCGTGCGCAGCTGATGCTCGTCGATCAGGCCGAGGTCGATGAGGATCTGTCCGATGCGCTTGATGGCCATGGGGCGGGTGCCTAGCGTTCCGTGTCCTTGGCGGCCTTGCGGGCCACCGTCTCGTCGTCGTCGAAGATGCCCTGCTTGGCGTTGGCGATCCGCCGGAACAGTTCCTCGAAGTTCTGCGCCTTGGCGAGCACGTCCTCCTCCGTCACCTTCTTCTCGCCCCAGAGGCGAAACAGGTGGTCGTCGAGGAGCTGCATGCCCAACTTGGCGCCCGTCTGGATCGCGGAGTTGATGCGGAAGGTCTTGTTCTCCCGGATCAGGTTGCCGATGCCGGGCGTCACCACCAGCACCTCGTAAGCCGCGCAGCGGCCGCCACCGATCTTGGGAAGCAGCGTCTGCGACACGACGCCGAGGATCGCCGTCGAGAGCTGGGTACGGATCTGCTCCTGCTGGTTGGTCGGGAAGGCATCGATGATCCGGTTCACCGTCCCCTGGGCACCGGTCGTGTGCAGCGTGCCGAACACGACGTGCCCGGTCTCGGCGGCCGAGATCGCCGCCTCGATCGTCTCCAGGTCGCGGAGCTCGCCCACGAGGATCACGTCGGGATCCTGGCGCAGGGCCCGGCGCAGGGCCTCGGAGAAGGAGGGCACGTCCGTCCCCACCTCGCGCTGGTTGACCGTGCTCTTCTTGGAGGAGTGGTAGAACTCGATCGGGTCCTCGACCGTGATGATGTGGTGGTCGTAGCTCTGGTTGATGTAGTCGATCAGGGAGGCAAGGGTGGTGCTCTTGCCCGAACCGGTCGGCCCGGTGACGAGGAACAGGCCGCGCGGCCGGGTCACGAGCCGCTTGCAGACCTCCGGCACGCCGAGCTGTTCGGGCGTCAGGAGCTTGTTGGGGATCTGCCGCAGCACCATCGCCACGCTGCCGCGCTGCTTGAAGACGCTGACGCGAAACCGGGCGAGATCCTTGAAGGCGAAGCCGAAGTCCGAGCCCCCATGCTCCGCCAGCTCCGCCTGGCAACGCTCGGGAGTGATGGCCTTCATCAGCCCGTTGGTGTCGTCGGCCGTCAGCACTTTCGTCGG
Proteins encoded in this window:
- the pilB gene encoding type IV fimbrial assembly protein PilB, translating into MAIKRIGQILIDLGLIDEHQLRTMLETQASRGGELLGRVGVALGFYSEEQLGEALAEQWSTSFVTLYDRQIAPDVLRLISEPMAQLYRVVPLELSGSRLTIASAEPQKIQVADELRTLLGYDITVCVATEQEIHKAIVRFYSSETESVESLVQDLEADDELAAAAAAAGRDGPTDLTSVEALAESAPVRKLLNMVLLLAIRDGASDIHFEPFETEFRIRLKADGVLQEMVPPPKHLAFAITTRIKVMANLDIAERRLPQDGRIELSVGGHPVDLRVSVLPTLFGESVVMRVLDRGVVSLDLAKVGLAEATLRKFREVIARPNGIVLVTGPTGSGKTTTLYSALSELNTIDDKLITTEDPVEYDIDGIIQVPIDAEIGNTFANCLRSILRQDPDRILVGEIRDVETAEIAVQAALTGHMVFSTLHTNDAPSTVTRLRDMGVPPFLITATLEAILAQRLVRRICMNCREEVVPGADVLADLELTSDQAVGRKFYRGRGCEKCNRSGYKGRLGLFEFMILNDEIRDLVMRNASTEDIREAARRAGMVTLRDAGLAQVYTGVTTAEEVIRETILEA
- the pilC gene encoding type II secretion system F domain protein; the encoded protein is MPTYQFEAIDQATGKEIRDTVDAANEAEAQATIRSMGLMVTKLKAQRAAAAAKKAAGGGRKPGRSFAIGGVKTKELTMFTRQLSILQDAGLPILRSLKLLAEMQKPGRLKNSLLDVCDEIEGGATLSEAMAKSPKAFNRLYCNMIRAGEAGGALEVILRRLAEFMERSESLKRKVKGALVYPIVVVMVAVGILSFIMVSIVPQFKKIFDDFETELPTMTLLLINLSNWVVRWWFLIPAIPIGINLVVRLIKLIPYGRFGWDLFALKVVVFGQLVEKNILARACRTLATLLASGVPILEALNITRDTSGNMMFERLFTKVSESIRDGEAIAKPLKAYAVPPFNAVALLFWMAFVPLAGALFYLMRWKKPVVDDLAVNMVDVGEESGELDTMLFKVADTYDEEVAVLTESLTSLMEPLLIIFLGGAVGFIVIALFMPLVKLIQTLS